TATTTTTTTTACTTCCGCAAAATCACGTACTCTTTTAAGTAACCGATTAGCAATTCGTGGTGTACCTCGTGAACGGCGGGCGATTTCCGTTGCACCATCAGCTGTGACGTTGGTTTGTAGTAGTTGAGAACTGCGGAGAACAATTTGGCTCAGTTCATCCACTTCATAAAAGCGTAACTTCTGCACTAAGCCAAAGCGATCGCGTAAAGGTGAAGTCAAAGCACCAACGCGGGTTGTCGCTCCCACTAAAGTAAATTTCGCCAAGGGTAAACTTCTAATGCGAGCGCTTGTACCCTTGCCAATGGTAATATCTAAGCGATAATCCTCCATAGCTGGATAGAGAATTTCCTCAGTCATCCTGGAAAGACGATGGATTTCATCGATAAATATGATGTCTCCGGGTTTAAGGTTAACCAATAGCCCGACAATATCTCGTGGACGTTCTAGCGCTGGCGCACTCGTAATTTTATAGTTGACCCCCATTTCTGATGCTAAAATCATTGCCATTGTCGTTTTACCCAATCCTGGTGGGCCATATAACAACAAGTGATCCAGGACTTCGCCCCGTGATTTTGCGGCTTTGATAGCAATTTCTAGCACATCCTTTAAGTCTTTCTGCCCAATGTAATCGGCAAATCGCTGTGGTCGGATACTCTCTTCTGGCTTTCCTTGTTCATCAAAAGCGGCTTCAGGCTGCAATATATTTTCTTGGGAAGATGCTTTTACTGATTCCCGCGGCTCTTTGGGTGGTTTGTTGGGTTCGGGAGGCTGTTTTTTCGAGGAGATTATCGCCATAATTCAGCTATTAACTTTGACTTGAGGACTGGTTGAGCGCCATCGACATCGCAATATTTGAGAATAAACCTCAGATGCGAAAATTTTGAGTTGGGAAGACACGTACCAATTTAAAATTTAAATTCCAGACATTGAAGCAAGGAGTTGAGAATTTACTATGTTGTCTAAAAGGATCTTACCCTGCTTGGATGTGAAGGCGGGACGGGTTGTAAAAGGAGTTAACTTTGTTAATCTCCAAGATGCAGGTGATCCGGTTGAGTTGGCAAAGGTTTACAACGATGCTGGGGCAGATGAGTTAGTGTTTCTGGATATTACAGCGACTCATGAAGACCGAGATACAATTCTCGATGTGGTTTACCGCACGGCAGAGCAGGTCTTTATTCCGCTAACTGTAGGCGGCGGTATCCAAACCTTAGAAAATGTTAAAGCTTTGTTACGGGCTGGAGCAGACAAGGTTAGTATTAACTCTGCGGCAGTACGTGACCCAGACTTGATAAATCGGGCGAGCGATCGCTTTGGTAATCAGTGCATAGTTGTTGCAATTGATGCCAGACGCAGAGTTGATACTGAAAATCCTGGCTGGGATGTATACGTGCGTGGTGGGCGGGAAAACACAGGTTTAGATGCCCTCAAGTGGGCGGCTGAAGTTGAACAACGCGGTGCAGGAGAACTATTAGTTACAAGTATGGACGCTGATGGAACTCAAGCAGGGTATGACTTAGAGTTAACCAAAGCGATCGCCCAATCAGTCCAAATCCCCGTAATTGCTTCTGGGGGTGCAGGTAATTGTGAACATATCTATCAAGCAGTAACAGACGGTAAAGCAGAAGCCGCATTATTAGCATCATTACTGCACTACGGGCAATTAAGCGTCTCAGAAATTAAAAATTATTTGCGCGATCGCTACATACCAGTACGTTTGTACCCATAAGCCGAAAGATATTATTAAATCCTTGTGACTGCCACCCAAATTGAGTCCAGTTCTTGAAAACGATGTTAATATTATTTTACAAGTATTAATATATATTAAGAAATATGTTGATTCCTATTTTATTATTTGATGTAGCACTGGTGGCATGGTCGCTACATCTTATGGAAAAAGCCTACGAGAATAAAGAATTTTCTCTGATGTTAGCAGGGACATTGGTAGCGCTTGCCGCTGCTGCTATGTTAGTAGTCTACTTTCTCATGGGTCACTGTATGACCTACTTATTACAAGTTTCATAGATAGTTCTGTGTAATAAATTAAGTATTTATATTCATTACACAGAGAAGACTTGACAAATAAGAAATTATTAAGGCAGAATTAACAATGGGTTTTCGGGGTTATAGCTCAGTTGGTAGAGCGCTGCAATGGCATTGCAGAGGTCAGCGGTTCGAACCCGCTTAGCTCCATAATAATTTTTCAAAAGAAAGAGACTCTGAACTTCAGAGTCTCTTTCTAATTGTCAGCTAACAGGAATTTAAACTTTCACAAGATGCTCATAACTTAGAGGAGTGAAAGTTTACTTTGTAGCTTCAGTGATGGGAACCCATTCAGTGTGGAAACTACCTGGTTTATCGAGGCGTAGATAGGTATGTGCGCCGAAGTAATCGCGTTGTGCTTGAGTGAGGTTTTGGGGCAAGCGATCGCGGCGATAGCTGTCAAAATAATCTAAAGATGCGCTAAATGCTGGGACAGGAATACCTAATTTTGCAGCAGTTATGATGACTTCCCGCCAAGCTGTTTGTCGGTCGAGAATTGTTTGCTTAAATTCAGGAGCCAATAACAAGTTAGGCAATGCGGGATTTTCGGTAAATGCCTTCTTAATTTTATTCAAGAAGCCAGCACGAATAATACAACCACCTTTCCAAATCCGGGCTAATTCACCCAAATCCAAATTCCAGTTATATGTTTTGGAAGCTGTAGATAGTAGAGCCATCCCTTGAGCATAAGAACAAATCTTGGAGCAATACAAGGCATCCCGGACTTTGTTAATAAACTCTTTGGTAGTACCGTCATATTTGCCGCTGGGGCCTGTGAGTTGCTTAGATGCAGCTATCCGTTCATCTTTAATAGAAGAGATAATCCGAGCATTTACAGCTGCTGTAATGGTGGGAATCGAAACTCCTAATTCCAAAGCAGTTTGTACAGTCCAACGACCAGTTCCCTTTTGACCTGCTGCGTCTACAATCAAATCTACCAAAGGTAGACTGGTTTCTTGGTCAATGTAAGGGAAGATATTAGCTGTAATCTCAATCAAAAATGAGTTGAGTTCGTCAGTGGTGTTCCATTCAGCAAACACTTCGTGAAGCTGATTGTGGTCAAGTCCACCAGCATTTTTCAACAAATCGTAGGCTTCAGCAATCAACTGCATATCGCCGTACTCAATGCCGTTGTGTACCATCTTCACATAGTGACCGGAACCACCAGGGCCAACGTAGGTAACACAAGGGCCGTCATCAACTTGGGCAGCAATTTTATTGAAAATTGGTGAGAGATACTCGTAAGAACTTTGGGTTCCACCAGGCATCAGAGAAGGGCCGTTTAATGCACCTTCTTCACCACCACTCACACCCATACCGAGAAACCGCAGACCTAGGGGTTCTAATTCTTCGGTACGTCT
This window of the Nostoc sp. HK-01 genome carries:
- the ruvB gene encoding Holliday junction DNA helicase B — its product is MAIISSKKQPPEPNKPPKEPRESVKASSQENILQPEAAFDEQGKPEESIRPQRFADYIGQKDLKDVLEIAIKAAKSRGEVLDHLLLYGPPGLGKTTMAMILASEMGVNYKITSAPALERPRDIVGLLVNLKPGDIIFIDEIHRLSRMTEEILYPAMEDYRLDITIGKGTSARIRSLPLAKFTLVGATTRVGALTSPLRDRFGLVQKLRFYEVDELSQIVLRSSQLLQTNVTADGATEIARRSRGTPRIANRLLKRVRDFAEVKKITEITESIAAEALQLFQVDPCGLDWTDRKMLSVIIENFNGGPVGLETIAAATGEDTQTIEEVYEPYLMQIGYLSRTPRGRIATKAAYQHLGFKPPNEQLSIL
- a CDS encoding imidazole glycerol phosphate synthase subunit HisF; this encodes MLSKRILPCLDVKAGRVVKGVNFVNLQDAGDPVELAKVYNDAGADELVFLDITATHEDRDTILDVVYRTAEQVFIPLTVGGGIQTLENVKALLRAGADKVSINSAAVRDPDLINRASDRFGNQCIVVAIDARRRVDTENPGWDVYVRGGRENTGLDALKWAAEVEQRGAGELLVTSMDADGTQAGYDLELTKAIAQSVQIPVIASGGAGNCEHIYQAVTDGKAEAALLASLLHYGQLSVSEIKNYLRDRYIPVRLYP
- a CDS encoding 6-phosphogluconate dehydrogenase is translated as MTLQSFGVIGLAVMGENIALNVERNGFPIAVYNRSREKTDAFMAQRAPGRNVKAAFTLEEFVAALERPRKILVMVQAGKPVDAVIQQLKPLLQEGDIIIDGGNSWFEDTQRRTEELEPLGLRFLGMGVSGGEEGALNGPSLMPGGTQSSYEYLSPIFNKIAAQVDDGPCVTYVGPGGSGHYVKMVHNGIEYGDMQLIAEAYDLLKNAGGLDHNQLHEVFAEWNTTDELNSFLIEITANIFPYIDQETSLPLVDLIVDAAGQKGTGRWTVQTALELGVSIPTITAAVNARIISSIKDERIAASKQLTGPSGKYDGTTKEFINKVRDALYCSKICSYAQGMALLSTASKTYNWNLDLGELARIWKGGCIIRAGFLNKIKKAFTENPALPNLLLAPEFKQTILDRQTAWREVIITAAKLGIPVPAFSASLDYFDSYRRDRLPQNLTQAQRDYFGAHTYLRLDKPGSFHTEWVPITEATK